A portion of the Jaculus jaculus isolate mJacJac1 chromosome 5, mJacJac1.mat.Y.cur, whole genome shotgun sequence genome contains these proteins:
- the LOC101606354 gene encoding general transcription factor IIF subunit 2, translated as MAERGELDLTGAKQNTGVWLVKVPKYLSQQWAKAPGRGDVGKLRIAKSQGRTEVSFTLMEELANIQDLGGKPASVSAPREHPFVLQSVGGQTLTVFTESSSDKVALEGIVVQRAECRPAASENYMRLKRLQIEESSKPVRLSQQLDKVVTTNYKPVANHQYNIEYERKKKEDGKRARADKQRVLDMLFSAFEKHQYYNLKDLVDITKQPVGYLKEILKEIGIHNVKGVHKNTWELKPEYRHYQGEEKSD; from the coding sequence ATGGCGGAGCGCGGGGAACTCGACCTGACCGGCGCCAAGCAGAACACCGGCGTGTGGCTAGTAAAGGTTCCCAAGTACTTGTCACAGCAGTGGGCTAAAGCCCCTGGAAGAGGTGACGTTGGCAAACTGCGGATCGCCAAGAGTCAAGGTAGGACTGAGGTGTCGTTTACCTTGATGGAGGAGCTTGCAAACATTCAGGACCTCGGCGGCAAGCCGGCTTCGGTGAGCGCTCCTAGAGAGCATCCATTTGTCTTGCAAAGCGTCGGGGGACAGACTTTAACGGTGTTCACTGAGAGCTCCTCGGACAAAGTCGCGTTGGAAGGAATCGTGGTACAAAGAGCCGAATGCCGACCTGCTGCCAGTGAAAACTACATGAGACTAAAGCGATTGCAAATTGAAGAATCCTCCAAACCGGTAAGGCTGTCACAGCAACTGGACAAGGTTGTAACGACCAACTACAAGCCAGTTGCTAACCATCAGTACAATATTGAAtatgagaggaagaagaaagaagacggAAAGCGAGCTCGGGCAGACAAACAACGTGTTCTAGACATGCTCTTTTCAGCCTTTGAGAAACATCAGTATTATAATCTGAAGGACTTGGTGGACATCACAAAACAGCCCGTGGGTTACCTGAAAGAAATCTTGAAAGAAATTGGTATTCATAATGTGAAAGGGGTCCACAAGAACACCTGGGAGCTGAAGCCAGAGTACAGGCATTAtcaaggggaagaaaagagtgACTGA
- the LOC123460796 gene encoding general transcription factor IIF subunit 2 has product MAERGELDLTGAKQNTGVWLVKVPKYLSQQWAKAPGRGDVGKLRIAKSQGRTEVSFTLMEELANIQDLGGKPASVSAPREHPFVLQSVGGQTLTVFTESSSDKVALEGIVVQRAECRPAASENYMRLKRLQIEESSKPVRLSQQLDKVVTTNYKPVANHQYNIEYERKKKEDGKRARADKQRVLDMLFSAFEKHQYYNLKDLVDITKQPVGYLKEILKEIGIHNVKGVHKNTWELKPEYRHYQGEEKSD; this is encoded by the coding sequence ATGGCGGAGCGCGGGGAACTCGACCTGACCGGCGCCAAGCAGAACACCGGCGTGTGGCTGGTAAAGGTTCCCAAGTACTTGTCACAGCAGTGGGCTAAAGCCCCTGGAAGAGGTGACGTTGGCAAACTGCGGATCGCCAAGAGTCAAGGTAGGACTGAGGTGTCGTTTACCTTGATGGAGGAGCTTGCAAACATTCAGGACCTCGGCGGCAAGCCGGCTTCGGTGAGCGCTCCTAGAGAGCATCCATTTGTCTTGCAAAGCGTCGGGGGACAGACTTTAACGGTGTTCACTGAGAGCTCCTCGGACAAAGTCGCGTTGGAAGGAATCGTGGTACAAAGAGCCGAATGCCGACCTGCTGCCAGTGAAAACTACATGAGACTAAAGCGATTGCAAATTGAAGAATCCTCCAAACCGGTAAGGCTGTCACAGCAACTGGACAAGGTTGTAACGACCAACTACAAGCCAGTTGCTAACCATCAGTACAATATTGAAtatgagaggaagaagaaagaagacggAAAGCGAGCTCGGGCAGACAAACAACGTGTTCTAGACATGCTCTTTTCAGCCTTTGAGAAACATCAGTATTATAATCTGAAGGACTTGGTGGACATCACAAAACAGCCCGTGGGTTACCTGAAAGAAATCTTGAAAGAAATTGGTATTCATAATGTGAAAGGGGTCCACAAGAACACCTGGGAGCTGAAGCCAGAGTACAGGCATTAtcaaggggaagaaaagagtgACTGA